One genomic region from Candidatus Rokuibacteriota bacterium encodes:
- the rpsC gene encoding 30S ribosomal protein S3 has product MGQKTHPIGFRLGATRTWSSRWFATKGYAELLHEDVKIRRFIKSSLYHAGISRIDIERSANRARISIFTARPGIIIGRKGAEVEKLKNEIQSRTAKEVYLNIEEVVHPELDAQLVAENVALQLQKRVAFRRAMKKAVTSALRLGADGIRIACSGRLGGAEIARREWYRDGRVPLHTIRADIDYGLAEAHTTYGAIGVKVWIFKGEVLPAQRQAAEA; this is encoded by the coding sequence ATGGGGCAGAAGACGCATCCGATCGGGTTCAGGCTGGGTGCCACGCGCACGTGGAGCTCCCGGTGGTTCGCCACCAAGGGGTACGCGGAGCTCCTGCACGAGGACGTCAAGATCCGCCGGTTCATCAAGTCCTCGCTCTACCACGCGGGGATCTCGCGGATCGACATCGAGCGCTCGGCCAACCGTGCCCGCATCTCCATCTTTACCGCGCGGCCCGGCATCATCATCGGCCGCAAGGGCGCGGAGGTGGAGAAGCTCAAGAACGAGATCCAGTCGCGCACCGCCAAGGAGGTCTACCTCAACATCGAAGAGGTGGTCCACCCGGAGCTGGACGCGCAGCTGGTGGCCGAGAACGTGGCGCTGCAGCTGCAGAAGCGCGTCGCATTCCGCCGGGCGATGAAGAAGGCGGTGACGTCGGCGCTCCGGCTGGGCGCGGACGGCATCAGGATCGCCTGCTCGGGGCGCCTGGGCGGCGCCGAGATCGCGCGGCGCGAGTGGTATCGCGACGGGCGGGTGCCGCTGCACACGATCCGGGCCGACATCGACTACGGCCTCGCCGAGGCCCACACGACGTACGGGGCGATCGGCGTGAAGGTCTGGATCTTCAAGGGCGAGGTGTTGCCCGCGCAGCGTCAGGCGGCGGAGGCGTAA
- the rplE gene encoding 50S ribosomal protein L5: protein MPPRLRDRFRTAVIPALMKERGYTNPFQVPRLEKIVINMGVGEGKENPKVMDFAVADLQMITGQKPVVTRAKKSIANFKLRENSPIGCKVTLRGARMYEFLDRLVNVALPRVRDFKGVPPKAFDGRGNYALGLKEQVIFPEIEYDKVDKVRGMDVIMVTSARTDEEAKALLAHLGVPFRES from the coding sequence GTGCCCCCGCGTCTGCGCGACCGGTTCAGGACGGCGGTGATTCCCGCGCTGATGAAGGAGCGGGGCTACACCAACCCCTTCCAGGTGCCGCGCCTCGAGAAGATCGTCATCAACATGGGCGTGGGCGAGGGCAAGGAGAACCCGAAGGTGATGGACTTCGCCGTGGCTGATCTCCAGATGATCACGGGCCAGAAGCCCGTCGTGACGCGGGCCAAGAAGTCCATCGCGAACTTCAAGCTCCGCGAGAACTCGCCCATCGGGTGCAAGGTGACGCTGCGCGGGGCGCGGATGTACGAGTTCCTCGACAGGCTGGTCAACGTGGCCCTGCCCCGGGTGCGGGATTTCAAAGGCGTGCCGCCGAAGGCGTTCGATGGGCGCGGCAACTACGCCCTCGGTCTCAAGGAGCAGGTGATCTTTCCCGAGATCGAGTACGACAAGGTGGACAAGGTGCGCGGCATGGACGTGATCATGGTCACCTCGGCCCGGACCGACGAGGAGGCCAAGGCGCTGCTCGCGCACCTCGGCGTCCCCTTCAGGGAGTCCTAA
- the rpmC gene encoding 50S ribosomal protein L29 has product MKAASWREMSGEDLEQKVKELTEELFNLRFQLSMGVAKNPSRVQQARRDLARAKTILRERQLKSAS; this is encoded by the coding sequence ATGAAAGCGGCGAGCTGGCGGGAGATGAGCGGCGAAGACCTGGAGCAGAAAGTCAAGGAGCTGACCGAGGAGTTGTTTAATCTCCGGTTCCAGCTTTCCATGGGCGTGGCGAAGAACCCTTCGCGGGTGCAGCAGGCCAGGCGGGATCTCGCGCGGGCGAAGACCATCCTCCGCGAGCGCCAGCTGAAGAGCGCGAGTTAA
- the rplB gene encoding 50S ribosomal protein L2 produces the protein MGIRTLKPTSPARRYMTLLTNEEITKKTPEKSLLSPKKRTSGRNVYGRITVRHRGGGHKRMLRDVDFRRDKVGIPAVVKGIEYDPGRSARIALLHYKDGEKRYIIAPLGLKPGDVIMSGPQADILPGNALPIRNIPLGTFVHNVELQPGKGGQLCRSAGTLAQLLAKEGDHANLKLPSGEVRQVKLECMATVGQVGNLDHENVSVGKAGRTRWKGFRPTVRGTVMNPVDHPMGGGEGKGKGNHPMTPWGKPTKGYKTRRGARPSDRYIVTRRTK, from the coding sequence ATGGGAATCCGGACACTCAAGCCCACCTCGCCGGCCCGGCGCTACATGACACTCCTCACCAACGAGGAGATCACGAAGAAGACGCCGGAGAAGAGCCTCCTGTCGCCGAAGAAGCGGACGAGCGGGCGGAACGTCTACGGGCGCATCACCGTCCGCCACCGGGGCGGCGGGCACAAGCGCATGCTGCGAGACGTCGATTTCCGGCGCGACAAGGTCGGCATCCCCGCGGTGGTCAAGGGGATCGAGTACGACCCGGGCCGCTCGGCGCGCATCGCGCTCCTGCACTACAAGGACGGCGAGAAGCGTTACATCATCGCCCCGCTCGGGCTCAAGCCCGGCGACGTCATCATGTCGGGTCCCCAGGCCGACATCCTGCCAGGCAACGCCCTGCCGATCAGGAACATCCCGCTCGGCACCTTCGTGCATAACGTCGAGCTCCAGCCCGGCAAGGGCGGCCAGCTCTGCAGGAGCGCCGGCACGCTCGCCCAGCTCCTGGCCAAGGAGGGCGACCACGCCAACCTCAAGCTGCCCTCTGGCGAGGTGCGTCAGGTCAAGCTCGAGTGCATGGCGACGGTGGGACAAGTCGGTAACCTGGACCACGAGAACGTGTCCGTCGGCAAGGCCGGGCGCACGCGCTGGAAGGGTTTCAGGCCCACCGTCCGCGGAACCGTGATGAACCCCGTCGACCATCCCATGGGCGGCGGCGAAGGCAAGGGCAAGGGCAATCACCCGATGACCCCATGGGGCAAGCCGACCAAGGGGTACAAGACGCGGCGCGGCGCGCGCCCGTCGGACCGCTACATCGTGACGCGCCGGACGAAGTAG
- a CDS encoding type Z 30S ribosomal protein S14 — MAKTSLIMKAERLQKASKFKTRVYSRCKLCGRPRGFLRKFQLCRLCFRELALKGEVPGVIKASW; from the coding sequence ATGGCGAAGACCTCGCTCATCATGAAGGCGGAGCGGCTGCAGAAGGCGTCCAAGTTCAAGACGCGCGTCTACAGCCGCTGCAAGCTGTGCGGCCGGCCGCGCGGTTTTCTCAGGAAGTTCCAGCTCTGCCGGCTCTGCTTCCGGGAGCTCGCCCTCAAGGGCGAGGTACCGGGCGTGATCAAGGCGAGTTGGTAG
- the rplW gene encoding 50S ribosomal protein L23: MNRDPRNVLVKPLMTEKSMQRKEELNAITFQVSVDANKVEIRQAVEKVFNVKVATVRTASHEGKWKRMGKFEGRRPAWKKAVVTLAPGHKIDLVEGA; the protein is encoded by the coding sequence ATGAACCGCGATCCCCGGAACGTGCTGGTCAAGCCGCTGATGACCGAGAAGAGCATGCAGCGGAAGGAAGAGCTCAACGCGATCACCTTCCAGGTGTCGGTCGACGCCAACAAGGTCGAGATCCGCCAAGCCGTCGAGAAGGTTTTCAACGTCAAGGTCGCGACCGTGCGCACGGCCTCTCACGAGGGCAAGTGGAAGCGCATGGGCAAGTTCGAGGGTCGACGCCCGGCCTGGAAGAAGGCGGTCGTGACGCTCGCGCCCGGCCACAAGATCGACCTGGTCGAGGGAGCCTAG
- the rplP gene encoding 50S ribosomal protein L16 has product MLMPKRVKYRKAQRGRMKGKAQRGSTLAFGDFGLKALEPGWVTNRQIEAARVSLARSVKRGGKIFIRIFPDKPVTKKPAETRMGKGKGNPEFWVAVVKPGRIMYEMEGVDEPTAREGFRLAAQKIGIKTKFVSRTRAF; this is encoded by the coding sequence ATGCTGATGCCCAAGCGCGTCAAGTACCGCAAGGCCCAGCGCGGCCGCATGAAGGGCAAGGCGCAGCGCGGCTCCACGCTCGCCTTCGGCGACTTCGGGCTCAAGGCCCTCGAGCCGGGCTGGGTGACCAACCGTCAGATCGAGGCCGCGCGTGTCTCCCTCGCCCGCAGCGTCAAGCGGGGAGGCAAGATCTTCATCCGCATCTTTCCGGACAAGCCGGTGACGAAGAAGCCGGCCGAGACGCGGATGGGCAAGGGCAAGGGCAACCCGGAGTTCTGGGTCGCCGTGGTGAAGCCGGGACGCATCATGTACGAGATGGAAGGCGTGGACGAGCCAACAGCGCGCGAGGGTTTCCGCCTGGCGGCGCAGAAGATCGGCATCAAGACCAAGTTCGTGTCCCGTACGCGGGCATTCTAA
- the rplX gene encoding 50S ribosomal protein L24, whose protein sequence is MAMARVRKGDTVVVVAGKERGKRGKVLRVITGKGRVLIEHVNMIKKHQRPTQKLRQGGIIEREGPIHLSNVMLVDPQTDKPTRVGVRSLTDGKKARVARKSGEFIDKA, encoded by the coding sequence ATGGCGATGGCGCGCGTGCGGAAGGGCGATACGGTGGTGGTGGTGGCTGGCAAGGAACGCGGCAAGCGCGGGAAGGTGCTCCGCGTGATCACGGGGAAGGGGCGCGTGCTGATCGAGCACGTCAACATGATCAAGAAGCACCAGCGCCCGACGCAGAAGCTGCGGCAGGGCGGCATCATCGAGCGCGAGGGGCCGATCCACCTGTCGAACGTGATGTTGGTGGATCCGCAGACGGACAAGCCCACCCGGGTCGGCGTGCGGTCGCTCACCGACGGCAAGAAGGCCCGGGTCGCCCGCAAGTCGGGCGAATTCATCGACAAGGCGTAA
- the rplV gene encoding 50S ribosomal protein L22 has protein sequence MKTRATARYIRVPASKARLVLDHIRGKSAGEALALLQFTPKAAARLIEKVLRSAIANAEHNHQVRDLDDLRVVKATADGGPSMKRVSPRAMGRAFFIKHRTSHLTIELSDETARPPRAAQR, from the coding sequence ATGAAGACCCGAGCCACCGCGCGCTACATCCGCGTCCCGGCCTCCAAGGCCAGGCTGGTCCTCGATCACATCCGGGGCAAGTCGGCGGGCGAGGCCCTGGCGCTGCTGCAGTTCACTCCCAAGGCGGCCGCCCGGCTCATTGAGAAGGTGCTGCGCTCGGCCATCGCCAACGCGGAGCACAACCACCAGGTGCGGGACCTCGACGACCTTCGGGTCGTCAAGGCCACGGCCGACGGCGGTCCCTCGATGAAGCGCGTCTCGCCGCGGGCGATGGGGCGGGCCTTCTTCATCAAGCACCGCACCAGCCATCTCACGATCGAGCTTTCCGACGAGACGGCGCGCCCCCCGCGGGCCGCCCAGAGGTAG
- the rplN gene encoding 50S ribosomal protein L14: protein MIQPRTMLDVADNSGAKKAQCIRVLGGSNKRTASLGDIVIVAVKEAVPDGTVKKGEVARAVVVRTVKEVGRKDGSYIRFDRNAVVLIKVDDNPVGTRIFGPVARELRDRQFTKIISLAPEVI from the coding sequence ATGATCCAGCCTCGAACCATGCTCGACGTCGCGGACAACTCGGGCGCCAAGAAGGCCCAGTGCATCCGCGTGCTGGGCGGCTCCAACAAGCGCACCGCCTCTCTGGGCGACATCGTGATCGTGGCCGTCAAGGAGGCCGTGCCGGACGGCACGGTGAAGAAGGGCGAGGTCGCGCGCGCCGTCGTTGTGCGCACAGTCAAAGAAGTCGGGCGCAAGGATGGCTCGTACATCCGTTTCGACCGCAACGCGGTCGTGCTGATCAAGGTGGACGACAACCCGGTGGGCACGCGCATTTTCGGGCCGGTTGCCCGCGAGCTGCGAGACCGGCAGTTCACAAAGATCATCTCGCTGGCCCCTGAGGTCATCTGA
- the rpsQ gene encoding 30S ribosomal protein S17 translates to MAETKTREGVVVSDKMTKTRVVMIERVFRHPRYERVITRSKRLKAHDETNASKVGDRVLIEETRPLSRDKRWRIRQVLTRVGA, encoded by the coding sequence GTGGCTGAGACCAAGACGAGAGAAGGCGTGGTGGTGAGCGACAAAATGACCAAGACACGTGTGGTGATGATTGAGCGTGTCTTCCGCCACCCCCGCTACGAGCGAGTCATCACGCGGTCGAAGCGGCTGAAGGCCCACGACGAGACCAACGCCAGCAAGGTCGGAGACCGGGTGCTGATCGAGGAGACGCGACCGCTGTCGAGGGACAAGCGATGGCGCATCCGCCAGGTTTTGACACGCGTGGGCGCGTGA
- the rpsS gene encoding 30S ribosomal protein S19: MGRSTRKGPYIEERLEKRVEELNRQRQKKVLKTWSRRSTIIPEFVGHTLAVHNGRKFIPVYVTENMVGHRLGEFALTRTFKAHGQAEKATVSPTGKS; this comes from the coding sequence ATGGGACGCTCTACCAGGAAGGGACCGTACATCGAGGAGAGGCTGGAGAAGCGGGTGGAGGAGCTCAACCGCCAGCGCCAGAAGAAAGTCCTGAAGACCTGGTCGCGGCGCTCCACCATCATCCCGGAGTTCGTGGGCCACACGCTCGCCGTGCACAACGGCCGGAAGTTCATCCCGGTCTACGTCACCGAGAACATGGTGGGCCACCGGCTGGGCGAGTTCGCCCTGACGCGCACTTTCAAGGCGCACGGGCAGGCCGAGAAGGCCACCGTGTCGCCGACGGGGAAATCCTGA
- the rplD gene encoding 50S ribosomal protein L4 — translation MPTVPVLDAKGKAQQQLELSADVFAGPVRVPLLHQAVVKELAARRAGTHDTKGRSEVSGGGRKPWKQKGTGRARQGSIRATQWKGGGKPFGPTPRKYDKKMPTEMRRAALREALAAKIASGEVSVVDQLGLTEAKTKVLTSRLKGLGLPEGPTLLVVSERTESLDRAARNLPWLSVETPTHASVYQVLRNDRVVFEKAALLSLQEALA, via the coding sequence ATGCCGACCGTTCCAGTGCTCGACGCGAAGGGCAAGGCGCAGCAGCAGCTCGAGCTGTCCGCCGACGTGTTCGCGGGCCCGGTCCGCGTCCCGCTGCTGCACCAGGCGGTTGTGAAGGAGCTGGCGGCGCGGCGCGCGGGCACTCACGACACCAAGGGGCGCAGCGAGGTCTCGGGCGGCGGCAGGAAGCCCTGGAAGCAGAAGGGCACGGGCCGGGCCCGCCAGGGCTCGATCCGCGCCACTCAGTGGAAGGGCGGCGGCAAGCCCTTCGGCCCCACACCCCGGAAGTACGACAAGAAGATGCCGACCGAGATGCGGCGCGCGGCTTTGCGAGAGGCGCTGGCGGCCAAGATCGCCTCGGGCGAGGTGTCCGTGGTTGACCAGCTCGGCCTGACGGAGGCCAAGACGAAGGTACTGACGAGCCGGCTCAAGGGCCTGGGGCTGCCCGAGGGACCCACGCTCCTCGTGGTCTCGGAGCGCACGGAAAGCCTCGACCGCGCGGCGCGGAACCTGCCGTGGCTGTCGGTCGAGACGCCGACCCATGCCTCCGTCTACCAGGTTCTGCGCAACGACCGCGTCGTCTTCGAGAAGGCGGCGCTGTTGTCGCTCCAGGAGGCGTTGGCATGA